Within Candidatus Cloacimonadota bacterium, the genomic segment TTTGGCAAGTTTCCGGCCTTCATGCTTGGTTTGGCAACCAAGAGTGGTAATATGGCGGATGTATTTGAGGCGACCAGCAAATTCATCGAGCGCGATATGGAGATTCGTAAAAACATAAAAAAAGCACTAATATCTCCATTGTTTGCGGTACTTGCAACAATTGGTGCAGTAATGTATTATGTAGTGGAGATATTTCCCGCTACGGCGCAGATGTTTGTAAAATACGGTATGGAATTACCTCCCATGACCAAAGCAACTTTGGATGTTAGTGATTGGCTGGCGATATATTGGTGGGTAATAGCTTTAGGAGTAATAATTCCTATTGTGGCTATTTGGAGATGGTGGGCAACACCTAAAGGGAGAATTTGGCGCGATGCGCACATCGTTAAGCTGCCGGTGGTTGGTCATTTGATACATAAATCTGCCATAGAGGTATATTTTAGAGTTTTTGGCACAATCTATGCGGGTGCAGGAGACAACATCGAAACTATTAAAACGGCAGCTGAAGCATGCCGAAATGCCTGGATGGAAGATAGAATCAAGCGTATAACCATACCATTAATGTTGAGTGAAGGTGAGGCATTAGTACCCTCAATGGAAGCTTCGGGAGTTTTTAACCGCACCACATTAACGCGGTTACGCACTGGGCAGGAAACCGGAAATATCCTCCAAGCGGCAGAGCAGATAGCCAGCTATTATG encodes:
- a CDS encoding type II secretion system F family protein translates to MAKEYRFKGIGAQGKLVQGTFMAENGKAAKNHLNKIVKKYHLRISTFEKKRDWLYTVYSEGKKKPFKGRQSAYTKQDVAAALTKMGYSKFQINPVLFDIPQKVGLADVMMFIKLSTTMLKDKMSFGKILEMLSEEQTNRTFKDALIQIESQLKGGAEGREVFARFTHVFGKFPAFMLGLATKSGNMADVFEATSKFIERDMEIRKNIKKALISPLFAVLATIGAVMYYVVEIFPATAQMFVKYGMELPPMTKATLDVSDWLAIYWWVIALGVIIPIVAIWRWWATPKGRIWRDAHIVKLPVVGHLIHKSAIEVYFRVFGTIYAGAGDNIETIKTAAEACRNAWMEDRIKRITIPLMLSEGEALVPSMEASGVFNRTTLTRLRTGQETGNILQAAEQIASYYEAETTYKMNNLIEYIQTFVGLFISIAISFLTIVSSEIATISPPTA